One segment of Deltaproteobacteria bacterium CG11_big_fil_rev_8_21_14_0_20_49_13 DNA contains the following:
- the lgt gene encoding prolipoprotein diacylglyceryl transferase has translation MHPILFKIPLFDGLTIFTYGALVAFGFFMGILYISYESKRVGEDPAKALDLVFWIIVAALIGSRAYYVLVTEPGILLGDPLALVKIWKGGLVFQGGVLGAFIVGIWWIRRHKLPLFKYLDIFAPAIPLGHFFGRLGCFMSGCCHGRTAPAGSWLAVIFPADPSSFAPSGGPLYATQLMEAAGELAIFLALFFFRKHKRFDGQLMVLYMAAYAILRFVVEFYRGVETRNLIFGTFSVAQLVSVIMVIFAVWIWVRQSRKAEGL, from the coding sequence ATGCATCCAATATTATTTAAGATACCGCTTTTTGATGGGCTTACCATATTTACATACGGGGCCCTTGTTGCGTTCGGCTTTTTCATGGGAATTCTCTACATCTCCTACGAATCCAAAAGGGTTGGCGAGGATCCGGCCAAGGCATTAGATCTTGTCTTTTGGATAATTGTGGCCGCCCTGATCGGTTCGCGGGCATATTATGTGCTTGTCACCGAACCGGGGATTTTGCTTGGCGATCCGCTGGCGCTCGTCAAGATATGGAAGGGCGGGCTTGTATTTCAGGGCGGTGTTCTAGGTGCCTTTATAGTCGGCATATGGTGGATACGTCGCCACAAGCTTCCGCTCTTTAAATATTTGGACATATTTGCCCCGGCTATTCCTTTAGGGCATTTCTTTGGCCGCCTAGGTTGTTTTATGTCGGGATGTTGTCATGGGCGCACGGCGCCGGCAGGTTCGTGGCTTGCCGTTATATTTCCGGCCGACCCGAGTTCATTTGCCCCTTCGGGAGGGCCACTTTATGCAACACAGCTAATGGAGGCGGCTGGAGAGCTGGCAATATTCTTGGCGCTCTTTTTTTTCAGGAAGCATAAGAGGTTTGACGGCCAGCTAATGGTCTTGTATATGGCGGCCTACGCCATTTTAAGGTTTGTCGTAGAATTCTATCGCGGCGTCGAAACCCGCAACCTTATATTTGGCACCTTCTCGGTGGCACAGCTTGTAAGTGTTATCATGGTTATATTTGCCGTATGGATCTGGGTCAGACAGAGCAGGAAGGCGGAGGGATTATGA
- a CDS encoding single-stranded DNA-binding protein, producing MASVNKVILIGNLGADPEVRSTGSGQTVATLRMATNERWMDKSGQKAEKTEWHRVVVWGKQAELCREYLSKGRQVYIEGKLQTREWTDKEGGKRYTTEVVAQRMQFLGAPTGAGKGRAAEFESGVGAPSFGDTSTPGFPVDDALPNSDSDIPF from the coding sequence ATGGCAAGTGTGAACAAAGTAATACTCATCGGAAACCTGGGAGCAGACCCCGAGGTGCGTTCCACAGGGAGCGGTCAGACGGTTGCAACTCTGCGCATGGCAACCAACGAACGCTGGATGGACAAGAGCGGACAAAAGGCCGAAAAGACCGAATGGCATAGGGTCGTTGTTTGGGGAAAACAGGCCGAATTGTGCAGAGAATATCTTTCAAAGGGCCGCCAGGTATATATCGAAGGAAAGCTTCAAACCCGCGAGTGGACAGATAAAGAAGGCGGCAAGCGCTACACGACAGAGGTCGTGGCACAAAGAATGCAGTTCCTGGGCGCGCCAACGGGCGCAGGCAAGGGCCGTGCGGCAGAATTTGAATCAGGCGTCGGGGCGCCATCCTTCGGCGACACATCGACGCCCGGTTTTCCTGTCGACGATGCACTGCCGAATTCTGACAGTGACATACCGTTTTGA